Within the Leptogranulimonas caecicola genome, the region CGCCAGTAAGCCCTGGCCGGGCAACGCCGCCCCTCGGATGTGCGACGTCACCTCTGGCGTCATGAATTCTGTGGGTTTGCAAAACCCTGGTGTGCGCGGTCTGGTAGATCAAGCAGGGGAGTACTTGGAGAAGCTCTCTGAGCGCGGCTGCAAGGTCATTTGCCAGGTGGCAGGGCATTCTCCTGAAGAGTACGTGGAGGCTGTCGAGCTCTTTGAGGAGCTAGCTCCTTGGGCGGCTGCCCTAGAGATCAACATCTCCTGCCCCAATATCTCTGCTGGCGGAGCTGCCATTGGATCCACCCCCGAGGGTGCAGCCTCTGTCATCTCTGCAGTGCGCGATCGCACCAAACGTCCGCTTTTGGTCAAGCTGGCTCCTGCCAATGTGGTGGAAGTCTCCCGCGCTCTTGAGGCGGCCGGCGCCGATGCGCTCTCGGTCATCAATTCCATCCCGGCCATGGCCATCGATGTGAACACCCGCCGCTCCAAGCTCTCCCGTCCTACCGGCGGCCTTTCCGGCCCCTGCCTGCACAATATCGCCGTGCGCATGGTCTGGGAGGTGGCCCAGGCGGTCAAGCTTCCCATCAATGGCGTGGGCGGCATCATGACCTGGGAAGACGCAGCGGAGTTTATCTTAGCTGGAGCCACCTCTGTCTCGGTGGGCGTCGCCAACCTCATCAATCCCGATACTGCTCCCAAGGTGCTTGAGGGCCTTGCCCAATGGGTGAGCGACCAGGGTGCAGATGACATCAATGACCTCATTGGAGCCTTCGAATGCTAACAGACGACCAAGCTCGCGACGCCGTAATCGTGGCGCTTGACTGCTCTGCCCAAAAAGCCTTGGAGACCGCCCGACTGTTGAGCGGCCACGCCCGCTGGCTCAAAGTGGGCATGACGCTGTTCTATGCCGCCGGCCCCTCCATCGTCGAGACCTTTAAATCTCAGGGATACCAGGTATTTTTAGACCTCAAGCTCTTTGACATTCCCCATCAAATCGAGGGCGCTGCAGCCTCGGCAGCCGCCTGTGGAGCTGACCTGCTCTCCATCCATGGCTTGGGCGGTGCCGCCATGGTCCAGGCTGCCCGTCGTGGCGTGGAGTCTCAGGCTGCCGAGAAACCCGATCGCTGCAACCTGGTAGCCATCACGGTGCTCACTTCCATGAGCGAAGAGGACGCTAGCTCTGTGGGCATTGAGACACCCATCGCCCAAGAGGTCTCTCGATTGGCGTCTCTGGCGTGCTCCAATGGCGCTGACGGCATCGTATGCTCGCCTCAGGAAGCTCAGGCCATGCGACAGCTATTGGGGCCCCAGGCACGCATCGTCTGCCCAGGAGTGCGCCCTCAGGGCGCCCAGATGGGCGATCAGAGCCGTGTGGCCACACCCTTGGCCACCCTTAAGG harbors:
- a CDS encoding dihydroorotate dehydrogenase, encoding MVSTPNMAVNLGGVELKNPVTTAAGTYGFGWQFEGFYDVSCLGAITTKGCASKPWPGNAAPRMCDVTSGVMNSVGLQNPGVRGLVDQAGEYLEKLSERGCKVICQVAGHSPEEYVEAVELFEELAPWAAALEINISCPNISAGGAAIGSTPEGAASVISAVRDRTKRPLLVKLAPANVVEVSRALEAAGADALSVINSIPAMAIDVNTRRSKLSRPTGGLSGPCLHNIAVRMVWEVAQAVKLPINGVGGIMTWEDAAEFILAGATSVSVGVANLINPDTAPKVLEGLAQWVSDQGADDINDLIGAFEC
- the pyrF gene encoding orotidine-5'-phosphate decarboxylase produces the protein MLTDDQARDAVIVALDCSAQKALETARLLSGHARWLKVGMTLFYAAGPSIVETFKSQGYQVFLDLKLFDIPHQIEGAAASAAACGADLLSIHGLGGAAMVQAARRGVESQAAEKPDRCNLVAITVLTSMSEEDASSVGIETPIAQEVSRLASLACSNGADGIVCSPQEAQAMRQLLGPQARIVCPGVRPQGAQMGDQSRVATPLATLKAGASQIVVGRPIMNAPDPLKAFEDIVLELQGQ